GCAGTCGATGACTTGTAGAGCGGGTTTAAAGTTTAACATTTATGAATATTTGGTGTCAAAGACGCAAATAAGGTAAAATACCTCAGATGAAAATAAGAATTTATACAATACACAAGGAGATGCTCAAGGAGCTGGTCCTTACATTTCTTTTAAGCCTCATCGCTCTCAATTTTATTCTTATAATGGAAAAGATACTCAGGCTGAGCAGACTGCTTTCCGTTGTAGGCGCATCTCTTTTTGATATGTTGAAAATAATACTGTATCTCCAGCCTCCGATGTTGATTCTAACACTGCCGATGTCTCTTTTAATGTCAACTCTCCTTACTTATGGCAGACTAAATACCGACAATGAGATAGTGATACTCAGGGCCAGCGGGATGACGTTTAAGGGAATAGCAGCGCCTGTGTTTATTCTTGGGATAAGTTGTTTTCTCACAGGCATGCTTGTGAGCTTTTATCTGGGCCCTGTCAGCATGATAAAGCTGAGAGAAACGATTTCAAATGTTATAACGACAAGGGCTCCTGCTGCGATAGAAGAGGGAGTTTTTACCACCCTGTTTAAGGATATTGTGCTGTTTGTGAAGGAAAAACCTGAGGCAGACAGGATGCGTGAGATATTCATATATGATGAGAGAAATAAGAAAGAGCCGAAAGTTGTGACTGCAAAGGAAGGCAGGATTTCCGCTGTGGATGGTATTGACATTGCATTCTATTTAAAGGACGGATATATGCAGATTGCAAGAGGCGGAAGTTCAACAGAGTTTTTCTTTGCCGGGTATCATCTGTCTTTAAACCTAAACACAGAACAGCCGGCGAAGAAAAACAGTGAACTTACGCCATTAGAGCTTTTGCGCGAGACGAACAACCTGTCGCAGCAGCAGGCAGTGCCTTTCTTCCTTGAACTGCACAGAAGACTCTCCCTGCCCTCTGTATGTCTGATACTCATGCTGCTGGGCCCGCCACTGTCTCTGTTTGCAGGGAAATCAGGCAGGCTTGGCGGCCTTACGCTTGGACTTTTTATATTTGCTGTTTTTTATGTGTTACTCATCTACGGGGAAAATCTTGCAAGGGCAGGGAAGATGCCTCACTATATTGCAGCATGGAGCCCGACAATTATCCTTGGGCTTTTCTCAATCGGTGTGTTTAAAAGAGAGGCTAAGAGGTAGCAATGCTGATAATACAGCGGCATTATCTCAAAGAGTTTTTTAAGGTTTTAAGCTTAATTGCAGCGGGGCTGGCCCTCATATTCAGCCTTCTGGACCTGATTGATAAGATAGACGACTTTCTGCCGTATAAGCCTTCTATAAAAAACCTTATGTTTTATGTGGTTTTCAATTTCCCCCGGTATCTTCTCTATCTTTTCCCGATGGCAATTCTTCTTTGTAGTTTGTTTGTCATCAGTCAGGCAAAGAGGAGAGAGGAAATAACAGCAATTAAGGCGGCAGGCGGCCGTCTTAGGACTCTGTTTATGCCTTTCCTGTACGGCGGCATAATCCTGAGTATCTTCAGTTTTATCCTTGGAGAGGCGGTAGT
This genomic stretch from Nitrospirota bacterium harbors:
- a CDS encoding LptF/LptG family permease, with amino-acid sequence MKIRIYTIHKEMLKELVLTFLLSLIALNFILIMEKILRLSRLLSVVGASLFDMLKIILYLQPPMLILTLPMSLLMSTLLTYGRLNTDNEIVILRASGMTFKGIAAPVFILGISCFLTGMLVSFYLGPVSMIKLRETISNVITTRAPAAIEEGVFTTLFKDIVLFVKEKPEADRMREIFIYDERNKKEPKVVTAKEGRISAVDGIDIAFYLKDGYMQIARGGSSTEFFFAGYHLSLNLNTEQPAKKNSELTPLELLRETNNLSQQQAVPFFLELHRRLSLPSVCLILMLLGPPLSLFAGKSGRLGGLTLGLFIFAVFYVLLIYGENLARAGKMPHYIAAWSPTIILGLFSIGVFKREAKR